AAAGTAAAATGTAAAACCGTGTAGTTAATGATGAAGCCAGTAACAGCTTCTCTGTAAATTTGAATCAGTTTATTATAATgcattacttttaaaaatatgtgtttatttttctttaatatatcTTAAGATAATGCTTGTTATGTCACAACTTTATTTTCCGAATACATATTCTTTGGACTGCGATATTTAATTGTCCCATTGAGATTACTTAACCACTTGATCTACAatatacttttaaataaaaCGGGATGGTGGTTTGAaataattttctgtttttaattgaGTAATCAGATTGCTTTGATTTCATAAGACAATTACTACCTTCTCACAATAAACACCACAGAGCCCCCAAACTACAATGAAAGAAGACGTAAAACActttcaaaactttaaattttctatCTTTATATATAGAAGATATGTTATATCCCAAGATTTGCACTCAGATGCCTCGGGCTGGGAAAATCAGAGAAGTGGTTGGGGTAAAAGAGTCTCAGTGAGGCATTTCCACACATCTGGTCGTTTCTTTTGAgctttaaaattacttatgcggtAAGAGATATGATAACCTTTTTTTTGTTGCCGCACATCTGATCGTTTCTTCGCTAGAGATTGTAAACGCCTCTTTGAGCTGCTTGGCTGTTTTTCCAGCTCAACTTCTTGGAGCTGGGCCTTTCTTGTAAGACTGGTAAGAAAAAGCCAGCATCTGCAATAAGATTTTAGTGAAATACATTATCAAGCTTATTCCTCCCCATGATCTCTGCAGTGGATGATTTTTTTTAGGATGGAATTCCAAAACAGACAGAATCAGAATCCTTTGCTCTGTTGTTCAAGTTGATCAAAGCAGAGACTGATCTTAACAGCGATTAATATAAGCTGGCTGGTCCATTCTTCTCATTGCTTCAAAGTAATAACCATCCACACAAAGTATGCTTTTGTGCTCATCGTCCCCTAAATTCACCTTCCCATGGTTTACATACAACTGCATCATCACTATcataattaatgaaaattatatcgTGTGAAGagcagacaaaaaaaagaatcccTAAAGTGAACCCAACATCCCAACTGcaacaaaacaaagagaaaccaccaaaatcagaaaatataatataaacagaAAATAGATCGTTAACCACAAAGTACCTTCTTTCTGCTCTTTTTCCTTGATCTTCTTCCTCGTTAACTGCTTTCAACCGTGACACAGCAtgcaaatgattttttttttggttcatctACATAATAAACAGTGAGAGGGGTCATTAAAAATCGTAGGTTTATAATATAATGATCTCGACGTTCAGGTATGCATGTGTAACTGGCTTGTttcaataagaaaagaaaacaacagaAACTGGATC
Above is a window of Brassica napus cultivar Da-Ae chromosome A10, Da-Ae, whole genome shotgun sequence DNA encoding:
- the LOC111200356 gene encoding uncharacterized protein LOC111200356; this encodes MRGGIQICYPHVILYCGSLDQHRFAREKIWMNQKKNHLHAVSRLKAVNEEEDQGKRAERSWDVGFTLGILFFVCSSHDIIFINYDSDDAVVCKPWEGEFRGR